One window of the Ramlibacter henchirensis genome contains the following:
- a CDS encoding HesA/MoeB/ThiF family protein, with product MTDDELLRYSRHILLEEIGVEGQEKLGQGHALVIGAGGLGSPVALYLGTAGVGRITLVDHDSVDVTNLQRQIAHAMARVGHPKANSAREAIASLNPHVQVEAIVQRADDSLLDRLVPQAHVVIDCCDNFATRQIVNAACFRHGVPLVSGAAIRFDGQLSVFDPRRADSPCYACLFPADSAPEETRCATMGVFAPLVGIIGSMEAAEALKLLSGAGQSLAGELLMLDARTMEWTRMRTPRRADCPVCATRAMTA from the coding sequence ATGACAGACGACGAACTCCTGCGCTACTCGCGCCACATCCTGCTCGAGGAAATCGGCGTCGAAGGCCAGGAGAAGCTGGGACAAGGCCATGCGCTCGTGATCGGCGCGGGCGGCCTCGGATCGCCCGTCGCGCTCTACCTGGGCACCGCGGGCGTCGGCCGCATCACGCTCGTGGACCACGACAGCGTCGATGTCACCAACCTGCAGCGCCAGATCGCGCATGCGATGGCGCGCGTCGGACATCCCAAGGCGAACTCCGCGCGCGAAGCCATCGCGTCGCTCAACCCGCACGTGCAGGTCGAAGCCATCGTGCAGCGCGCCGACGACTCGCTGCTCGACCGGCTGGTGCCGCAGGCGCATGTGGTGATCGATTGCTGCGACAACTTCGCCACGCGGCAGATCGTCAATGCCGCGTGCTTCCGGCACGGCGTGCCGCTGGTCTCGGGTGCCGCGATCCGCTTCGACGGGCAGCTCAGCGTGTTCGACCCGCGGCGTGCGGACTCGCCCTGCTACGCCTGCCTCTTCCCCGCCGACAGCGCGCCGGAAGAAACGCGCTGCGCCACGATGGGCGTGTTCGCGCCTCTGGTGGGCATCATCGGGTCGATGGAAGCGGCCGAGGCGCTGAAGCTGCTCTCGGGTGCCGGTCAATCGCTCGCCGGCGAGCTGCTGATGCTGGATGCGCGGACGATGGAATGGACGCGGATGCGAACACCGCGCCGCGCGGACTGCCCCGTCTGTGCGACCCGGGCGATGACCGCCTAG
- a CDS encoding BON domain-containing protein: MNARTLLAAAALAVAALAGTGCAVVRGQETAGAYVDDAATTTAVKAKFVEDKTVDAGAIRVETLNGTVQLSGFAKSNAEKAQAEYLARNTKGVRSVRNAIIVRP; encoded by the coding sequence ATGAACGCAAGGACCCTGCTGGCCGCCGCGGCGCTGGCGGTCGCGGCACTGGCCGGCACCGGCTGCGCGGTGGTCCGGGGCCAGGAAACCGCGGGCGCGTACGTCGACGACGCGGCCACCACCACCGCGGTGAAGGCCAAGTTCGTCGAGGACAAGACCGTCGACGCCGGAGCCATCCGGGTCGAGACGCTGAACGGCACCGTGCAGCTGTCCGGCTTCGCCAAGTCCAACGCCGAAAAGGCGCAGGCCGAGTACCTGGCGCGCAACACCAAGGGCGTGCGCTCCGTGCGCAACGCCATCATCGTCCGTCCCTGA
- a CDS encoding thioredoxin family protein: protein METAYLDKEPARAEVDAWPGAALLEFGTPWCGWCRSAQPKIAQALASHPSVRHVKVEDGPGRPLGRSFRIKLWPTLVFLRDGREVARLVRPQDPQAIADALAQIEAR, encoded by the coding sequence ATGGAAACCGCGTATCTCGACAAGGAACCCGCGCGCGCGGAGGTCGATGCCTGGCCCGGCGCCGCGCTTCTCGAATTCGGCACGCCGTGGTGCGGCTGGTGCCGCAGCGCGCAGCCGAAGATCGCGCAGGCGCTCGCTTCGCATCCGTCGGTGCGGCACGTGAAGGTCGAAGACGGCCCCGGCCGCCCGCTCGGCCGCTCGTTCCGCATCAAGCTGTGGCCGACGCTGGTCTTCCTGCGCGACGGCCGCGAGGTGGCCCGGCTGGTGCGGCCGCAGGACCCGCAGGCGATCGCCGACGCGCTGGCGCAGATCGAAGCGCGCTAG
- the grxC gene encoding glutaredoxin 3, whose protein sequence is MQPVTMYTTAVCPYCIRAKQILKARGVENINEIRVDAQPQERLKMMEITGRRTVPQIFIGDTHVGGCDDLMALDSRGGLMPLLNGG, encoded by the coding sequence ATGCAACCCGTCACCATGTACACCACCGCCGTCTGCCCGTACTGCATCCGGGCCAAGCAGATCCTCAAGGCGCGCGGGGTGGAGAACATCAACGAGATCCGCGTCGACGCGCAGCCGCAGGAGCGGCTGAAGATGATGGAGATCACCGGCCGGCGCACCGTGCCGCAGATCTTCATCGGCGACACCCACGTGGGCGGCTGCGACGACCTGATGGCGCTGGACAGCCGGGGCGGCCTGATGCCCCTGCTGAACGGCGGGTAG
- a CDS encoding CHASE3 domain-containing protein — MHSKALPKTAISLLLALLAACVLIGINETAHNRARAELDNMERGFATRTAMSRLLQQVLDAETGSRGFLLTGDARYLAPYDNAVAGIGQSLDALHAAYAHWPQESAILQQLGADVQRKLAEMELSVRMRRQGNEDAWKFVVLSDVGQQQMESIRAQSGRLLESTARRIEASDDQVRTSLLYSRLGIAVVTLAALLAFWLYLRQTTALRAAGDQQQRALQQERDLLEQQVRDRTATLAELATHLQQVREEERGHLARELHDELGALLTAAKLDVARLKSRLGSQPAEVSQRLQHLTETLNSGIALKRRIIEDLRPSSLSNLGLHASLEILAREFSERSGVEVVTSLEPVELDESHQLTVYRLVQESLTNMAKYAHARHAEVTVRAYANHVEVSVRDDGKGFDPARIRPSTHGLAGMRHRVEAAGGRLTLDTKPGAGTRVSAVLPTRVLQA, encoded by the coding sequence ATCCACTCGAAAGCACTACCGAAGACGGCGATCAGTCTGCTGCTGGCTCTGCTGGCCGCATGCGTACTGATCGGCATCAACGAAACCGCCCACAACCGCGCGCGCGCCGAACTCGACAACATGGAGCGCGGCTTCGCCACGCGCACCGCGATGAGTCGTCTGCTGCAGCAGGTGCTGGATGCTGAAACGGGTTCCCGCGGGTTCTTGCTGACAGGGGATGCACGGTACCTGGCTCCATACGACAACGCGGTGGCCGGTATCGGCCAAAGCCTGGACGCACTGCACGCAGCATACGCCCACTGGCCGCAGGAATCCGCAATCCTGCAGCAGCTCGGCGCCGACGTGCAGCGCAAGCTGGCCGAGATGGAGCTGTCGGTGCGCATGCGCAGGCAGGGCAACGAGGATGCCTGGAAGTTCGTGGTGCTCTCGGACGTCGGGCAGCAGCAGATGGAGTCGATCCGCGCGCAGTCCGGCCGGCTGCTGGAGTCCACCGCGCGGCGCATCGAAGCCAGCGACGACCAGGTGAGGACCTCGCTGCTGTACTCAAGGCTGGGCATCGCGGTCGTCACGCTTGCCGCTCTGCTGGCGTTCTGGCTGTACCTGCGGCAGACCACCGCGTTGCGCGCCGCAGGCGACCAGCAGCAGCGCGCGCTGCAGCAGGAACGCGACCTGCTCGAGCAGCAGGTGCGCGATCGCACCGCCACCCTGGCCGAACTGGCCACCCACCTGCAGCAGGTGCGCGAGGAGGAACGCGGCCACCTGGCGCGCGAGCTGCACGACGAACTCGGCGCGCTGCTCACTGCGGCCAAGCTGGACGTGGCACGGCTGAAGTCGCGCCTGGGTTCGCAACCGGCCGAGGTGTCCCAGCGCCTTCAGCACCTGACCGAGACGCTGAACAGCGGCATCGCGCTCAAGCGCCGCATCATCGAAGACCTGCGTCCCTCGTCGCTGTCGAACCTCGGCCTGCACGCCTCGCTGGAGATCCTGGCGCGCGAGTTCTCCGAGCGCTCCGGGGTCGAGGTGGTCACCAGCCTCGAGCCGGTGGAACTGGACGAGTCGCACCAGCTCACGGTCTACCGCCTCGTGCAGGAGTCGCTCACCAACATGGCCAAGTACGCGCATGCACGCCATGCCGAGGTGACGGTGCGCGCGTACGCCAACCATGTAGAAGTTTCGGTGCGCGACGACGGCAAGGGCTTCGATCCGGCCCGCATCCGCCCCTCCACGCACGGGCTGGCGGGCATGCGCCACCGGGTCGAGGCGGCCGGCGGCCGGCTCACGCTGGACACGAAACCGGGCGCCGGAACGCGCGTTTCGGCCGTGCTTCCCACCCGCGTACTGCAGGCCTGA
- the secB gene encoding protein-export chaperone SecB: MADSQDPVFQIQRVYLKEASLEQPNSPAILLEQEQPNVDIQLGVEATQAAEGMFEVAVTATVTTKIKERTVFLVEVKQAGIFEIRNVGDQLNAIMGIACPQIVYPYLRGNVADIITRAGFPPVHLAEINFQAMYEQQQSQLQQQEQPSRIITTA; the protein is encoded by the coding sequence ATGGCCGACTCCCAGGACCCCGTCTTCCAGATCCAGCGCGTCTACCTCAAGGAAGCTTCGCTGGAACAGCCCAACTCGCCCGCGATCCTGCTGGAGCAGGAGCAGCCCAACGTGGACATCCAGCTCGGCGTCGAGGCCACGCAGGCCGCCGAGGGCATGTTCGAGGTCGCCGTGACCGCCACTGTCACGACCAAGATCAAGGAGCGCACGGTGTTCCTGGTCGAAGTGAAGCAGGCCGGGATCTTCGAGATCCGCAACGTGGGCGACCAGCTCAACGCCATCATGGGCATCGCCTGCCCGCAGATCGTCTACCCGTACCTGCGCGGCAACGTGGCCGACATCATCACGCGCGCCGGCTTCCCGCCCGTGCACCTGGCCGAGATCAACTTCCAGGCCATGTACGAGCAGCAGCAGTCGCAGCTGCAGCAGCAGGAACAGCCCTCGCGCATCATCACCACGGCCTGA
- the gpmA gene encoding 2,3-diphosphoglycerate-dependent phosphoglycerate mutase gives MHKLVLIRHGESTWNLENRFTGWTDVPLTPTGIAQAKTAGRLLRAEGWEFDVCHTSVLKRAIHTLWHCLDEMDRQWLPVVKSWRLNERHYGALQGLNKAETAKKFGDDQVLVWRRSYDIPPPALEANDPRCERNDPRYARLASGEVPLTECLKDTVARVLPFWNEAMAPAIRSGKRVLVSAHGNSIRALVKYLDGISDQDIVGLNIPNGIPLVYELDADLKPLRHYYLGDAEAAAKAAAAVANQGKA, from the coding sequence ATGCACAAGCTCGTCCTGATCCGCCACGGCGAATCGACCTGGAACCTGGAGAACCGATTCACCGGCTGGACCGACGTCCCGCTCACGCCCACCGGCATCGCGCAGGCGAAGACCGCCGGCCGCCTGCTGCGCGCCGAGGGCTGGGAATTCGACGTCTGCCACACCAGCGTGCTCAAGCGGGCCATCCACACGCTGTGGCATTGCCTGGACGAGATGGACCGGCAGTGGCTGCCCGTGGTCAAGTCATGGCGGCTCAACGAGCGCCACTACGGTGCACTGCAGGGCCTGAACAAGGCCGAGACCGCCAAGAAATTCGGCGACGATCAGGTGCTGGTCTGGCGCCGCAGCTACGACATCCCGCCGCCGGCGCTGGAAGCGAACGATCCGCGCTGCGAGCGCAATGATCCGCGCTATGCCCGGCTGGCTTCAGGAGAGGTGCCGCTGACCGAATGCCTGAAGGACACGGTGGCGCGAGTACTTCCGTTCTGGAACGAGGCGATGGCCCCGGCCATCCGCTCCGGCAAGCGCGTGCTGGTCTCGGCCCACGGCAACTCGATCCGCGCGCTGGTCAAGTACCTCGACGGCATCTCCGACCAGGACATCGTCGGCCTGAACATCCCGAACGGGATCCCGCTGGTCTACGAACTGGACGCGGACCTGAAACCGCTGCGCCACTATTACCTGGGGGACGCGGAAGCCGCGGCCAAGGCTGCCGCGGCCGTGGCGAACCAAGGCAAGGCCTGA
- a CDS encoding response regulator, translated as MELRTFFVEDNVTIRENLIGTLEELACIKALGWADNEADARAWLRKSHEQWDLAVIDLFLKQGSGLGVLEACRGRSPGQRVVVLSNYATTDMRKRCSQLGADAVFDKSNEIDALIDYCVQQADARSRA; from the coding sequence TTGGAACTGCGAACCTTCTTCGTCGAGGACAACGTCACCATCCGCGAGAACCTGATCGGGACGCTGGAGGAGCTCGCGTGCATCAAGGCGCTCGGGTGGGCCGACAACGAAGCCGATGCGCGCGCGTGGCTGCGCAAGTCCCATGAGCAGTGGGACCTGGCCGTCATCGATCTTTTCCTCAAACAGGGCAGCGGGCTGGGAGTGCTGGAAGCGTGCCGCGGACGCTCGCCCGGGCAGCGGGTGGTGGTGCTGTCGAACTACGCCACCACCGACATGCGAAAACGCTGCTCGCAGCTGGGCGCCGATGCGGTGTTCGACAAGTCCAACGAGATCGACGCCCTGATCGACTACTGCGTGCAGCAGGCCGATGCCCGCTCGCGCGCCTAG
- a CDS encoding AsmA family protein — protein MSTAAASPLRNRLWFKVVAGIVLFLLALVLLAVFFPWDTLRGPVNRYVTEKTGRQFEITRHLDVKLGRTTRVIMDGIEFANPQWAQDRHLVKAERAEVEVRLWPLLFRREIVLPSIHLTKPQLGLQIEPDGRRTWALGEDTKDERNVPSIGALVIDEGSAHYVARHQGADIRLQFAMDRQQAQAAATSTGSRMPLRFKADGRWREQAFNAEGRTGDVLYLSAPLQQPFPAEVHANAGGTQLHARGSIASLATLDGANVNFQLQGPNLAELYRLVGVTLPDTPPYSVAGQLSKQGEVWRVREIGAKLGKTDMAGELAFDNSQKVPQLAGKLQSRTLDFEDLAPVIGLKDERRGPPGEQQRVAKAQPQDAKARDGKKEPKDPNRKVLPGAPLDVSRLNSMNADVRVDAARVVNAKGLPLDRMGVHVRLQNGLLVLDPLDLGVAGGRVAGQVRIDSNAKPVAVQTRLDARSLELNRLFPKSESARNSFGKIQGQVDLTARGGSVAQMLANANGNVALLMGRGEISNILLEFAGLDGGEILKFLARGDKRVELRCAATAFDVKDGVMTSRALVLDTDDTVFHGGAEINLARESMNALIKPQPKDTSILSLRSPLKVAGTFGAPDVGLEKSALAGRAALAIGLGAINPLLALAATIETGPGKDADCVGTLKEAAASRAETRVGKSAPPAEGPGTKPSEAPAGTRMGAGPAPNNSNARAAGNNADARRPGNTQAAARAPAADALGTGTPGKPIAP, from the coding sequence ATGAGCACCGCCGCCGCGTCGCCCCTTCGCAACCGTCTCTGGTTCAAGGTCGTCGCGGGGATCGTGCTCTTCCTGCTCGCGCTGGTGCTGCTGGCCGTCTTCTTCCCGTGGGACACGCTGCGCGGCCCGGTCAACCGCTACGTCACCGAGAAGACCGGGCGCCAGTTCGAGATCACGCGCCACCTCGACGTGAAGCTCGGGAGGACGACGCGCGTGATCATGGACGGCATCGAGTTCGCCAACCCGCAGTGGGCGCAGGATCGCCACCTCGTGAAGGCCGAGCGCGCCGAGGTCGAGGTGCGCCTGTGGCCGCTGCTGTTCCGCCGCGAGATCGTCCTGCCTTCGATCCACCTCACCAAGCCTCAGCTGGGCCTGCAGATCGAGCCGGATGGCCGCCGCACCTGGGCGCTGGGCGAAGACACCAAGGACGAGCGCAACGTGCCGTCGATCGGCGCGCTGGTGATCGACGAAGGCAGCGCGCACTACGTCGCGCGGCACCAGGGCGCGGACATCCGCCTGCAGTTCGCGATGGACCGTCAGCAGGCGCAGGCGGCAGCCACCAGCACGGGTTCGCGCATGCCGCTTCGCTTCAAGGCCGATGGGCGCTGGCGCGAACAGGCCTTCAATGCCGAAGGCCGCACGGGCGACGTGCTGTACCTGAGCGCACCGTTGCAGCAGCCTTTCCCGGCGGAGGTGCACGCCAATGCCGGCGGCACCCAGCTGCACGCCCGCGGCTCGATCGCGAGCCTCGCGACGCTGGACGGCGCCAACGTCAACTTCCAGCTGCAAGGCCCGAACCTCGCCGAGCTGTACCGGCTGGTGGGCGTCACGCTGCCCGACACCCCGCCCTACAGCGTGGCGGGGCAGCTCTCCAAGCAGGGCGAGGTGTGGCGCGTGCGCGAGATCGGCGCGAAGCTGGGCAAGACCGACATGGCGGGCGAGCTGGCCTTCGACAATTCGCAGAAGGTGCCGCAGCTGGCGGGCAAGCTCCAGTCGCGCACGCTGGACTTCGAGGATCTCGCGCCGGTGATCGGCCTGAAGGACGAGCGCCGCGGTCCGCCCGGTGAGCAGCAGCGCGTCGCCAAGGCGCAGCCGCAGGACGCGAAGGCCAGGGACGGCAAGAAGGAACCCAAGGACCCCAACCGCAAGGTGCTGCCCGGCGCGCCGCTGGACGTGAGCCGCCTCAATTCCATGAACGCCGACGTGCGCGTCGACGCGGCGCGCGTGGTCAATGCCAAGGGCCTGCCGCTGGACCGCATGGGCGTGCACGTACGCCTGCAGAACGGCTTGCTGGTGCTGGACCCGCTCGACCTCGGCGTGGCCGGCGGCCGGGTGGCGGGGCAGGTGCGCATCGATTCGAATGCGAAGCCCGTCGCGGTGCAGACCAGGCTCGATGCGCGATCGCTCGAATTGAACCGCCTCTTCCCGAAATCGGAGTCGGCCCGCAACAGCTTCGGCAAGATCCAGGGGCAGGTGGACCTCACGGCCCGCGGCGGCTCGGTGGCGCAGATGCTCGCCAACGCGAACGGCAACGTCGCACTCCTGATGGGCAGGGGCGAGATCAGCAACATCCTGCTGGAATTCGCCGGCCTCGACGGCGGCGAGATCCTCAAGTTCCTGGCGCGCGGCGACAAGCGCGTGGAACTGCGCTGCGCGGCCACGGCGTTCGACGTGAAGGACGGCGTGATGACGTCGCGCGCGCTGGTGCTCGACACGGACGACACCGTCTTCCACGGCGGCGCCGAGATCAACCTGGCGCGCGAATCGATGAATGCCCTGATCAAGCCGCAGCCCAAGGACACCAGCATCCTGAGCCTGCGTTCGCCGCTGAAGGTCGCGGGCACGTTCGGCGCACCCGACGTCGGGCTGGAGAAGAGCGCGCTCGCGGGGCGTGCCGCCCTGGCCATCGGCCTGGGAGCGATCAACCCGCTGCTGGCGCTGGCGGCGACGATCGAGACCGGCCCCGGCAAGGACGCCGACTGCGTGGGCACGTTGAAGGAAGCGGCCGCGTCGCGCGCCGAGACGCGAGTCGGAAAGTCGGCGCCGCCGGCCGAGGGACCGGGCACCAAGCCGTCCGAAGCACCTGCCGGCACGCGAATGGGCGCGGGGCCCGCACCCAACAACAGCAACGCGCGTGCCGCCGGCAACAACGCTGATGCCCGCCGGCCCGGCAACACGCAGGCGGCCGCTCGGGCGCCCGCAGCCGATGCGCTGGGCACCGGCACGCCCGGCAAGCCGATCGCGCCCTAG
- a CDS encoding S41 family peptidase translates to MSHKLKIAVWISAGALAGALTTVSLQTVARGSLAPLPLEELQQLAAVFGMVKSDYVEPVDEKKLISDAIAGMVASLDPHSQYFDKKSYKEFREGTSGRFVGVGIEISQEEGLVKVVSPIEGSPAYRAGLKPNDLITKIDDTVVRGLSLSDAVKRMRGEPNTKVTLTIFRKDENRTFPVTITREEIKTVSVKGKVVEPGYAWIRLSQFQERTVEDFVRKVEEVYKADPNLKGLVLDLRNDPGGLLDAAVAVSAAFLPENVTVVSTNGQLPESKFVYKASPEFYQRRSGSDPLRRLPASIKTVPLVVLVNEGSASASEIVAGALQDHKRAMILGSQTFGKGSVQTVRPLGPDTGLKLTTARYYTPSGKSIQARGIVPDVLVDESEEGNIFSMLRTREADLDKHLGSGQGPEAKDPLRERLREEARKRAEEESRKPVSERKTPEFGTPEKDFQLVQALNQLKGRPVLVSKTQIIENKAEKKEN, encoded by the coding sequence ATGAGCCACAAACTGAAGATCGCCGTCTGGATTTCGGCGGGCGCCCTGGCCGGCGCGTTGACCACGGTCTCGCTGCAGACCGTCGCCCGTGGCTCCCTGGCCCCGCTGCCATTGGAAGAGCTCCAGCAGCTGGCCGCCGTGTTCGGCATGGTCAAGAGCGACTACGTCGAGCCCGTTGACGAAAAGAAGCTCATCAGTGACGCGATCGCCGGCATGGTCGCCAGCCTCGATCCGCACTCGCAGTACTTCGACAAGAAGAGCTACAAGGAATTCCGCGAAGGCACGTCCGGCCGCTTCGTCGGAGTTGGCATCGAGATCTCGCAGGAAGAAGGCCTGGTCAAGGTGGTGTCGCCCATCGAAGGCTCGCCCGCCTACCGCGCCGGCCTCAAGCCGAATGACCTGATCACCAAGATCGACGACACCGTGGTCCGCGGCCTGTCGCTGTCGGATGCGGTCAAGCGCATGCGCGGCGAGCCCAATACCAAGGTGACGCTCACGATCTTCCGCAAGGACGAGAACCGCACCTTTCCGGTGACGATCACGCGCGAGGAGATCAAGACCGTGTCCGTCAAGGGCAAGGTGGTCGAGCCCGGCTACGCGTGGATCCGCCTGTCGCAGTTCCAGGAGCGCACGGTCGAGGACTTCGTGCGCAAGGTCGAGGAGGTCTACAAGGCCGATCCCAACCTCAAGGGCCTGGTGCTCGACCTGCGCAACGACCCCGGTGGCCTGCTCGATGCAGCCGTCGCCGTGTCTGCGGCGTTCCTGCCGGAGAACGTGACCGTGGTGTCCACCAACGGCCAGCTGCCGGAGAGCAAGTTCGTCTACAAGGCGTCGCCGGAGTTCTATCAGCGCCGCTCCGGCAGCGACCCGCTGCGCCGCCTGCCGGCCTCCATCAAGACGGTGCCGCTGGTGGTGTTGGTCAACGAAGGCTCGGCCTCGGCGAGCGAGATCGTGGCCGGCGCGCTGCAGGACCACAAGCGCGCGATGATCCTGGGCAGCCAGACCTTCGGCAAGGGCTCGGTGCAGACCGTGCGCCCGCTCGGCCCCGACACGGGCCTGAAGCTGACCACCGCCCGCTACTACACGCCCAGCGGCAAGTCCATCCAGGCCCGCGGCATCGTGCCCGACGTGCTGGTCGACGAGAGCGAGGAAGGCAACATCTTCTCGATGCTGCGCACGCGCGAGGCCGACCTCGACAAGCACCTGGGCAGCGGCCAGGGCCCCGAAGCGAAGGACCCGTTGCGCGAGCGCCTGCGCGAAGAAGCGCGCAAGCGAGCGGAGGAGGAGTCCCGCAAGCCGGTCTCCGAGCGCAAGACGCCGGAGTTCGGCACGCCGGAGAAGGACTTCCAGCTGGTGCAAGCCCTCAACCAGCTCAAGGGCCGCCCGGTCCTGGTGAGCAAGACGCAGATCATCGAGAACAAGGCCGAGAAGAAGGAAAACTGA
- a CDS encoding NAD(P)H-dependent glycerol-3-phosphate dehydrogenase: protein MRLLVLGAGAWGTALAANATARHDVVLWARDADQARDMQSRRENTRYLAGFALPQALRIASGDVGAVAQDRELLVVATPMAGLREMLVALAQSNAPVAWLCKGFEAREDGPGLLGHEVQQQVAPGLAAGVLTGPSFAQEVARGQPTALVAASARPEVRQALVETFHGPQLRVYANDDVAGAEVGGAVKNVLAIATGLCDGLSLGLNARAALVTRGLAEMTRLGIALGGRAETFMGLSGLGDLVLTATGDLSRNRRVGLLLAQGQSLDQALAELGHVAEGVYCARTVVKRAAQLGIEMPIAEAVAAVLEGRLQPRQAVARLMQRDPTPESS from the coding sequence ATGCGGCTGCTCGTGCTCGGCGCCGGCGCCTGGGGGACGGCCCTGGCCGCCAACGCCACGGCGCGCCACGACGTCGTGCTCTGGGCGCGCGATGCCGACCAGGCGCGCGACATGCAGTCGCGCCGCGAGAACACGCGCTATCTGGCCGGTTTCGCGCTGCCGCAGGCGTTGCGCATCGCATCCGGCGACGTCGGTGCGGTCGCGCAAGACCGTGAACTGCTGGTCGTCGCCACACCGATGGCGGGCTTGCGCGAGATGCTCGTGGCGCTTGCGCAATCCAACGCGCCGGTCGCATGGCTGTGCAAGGGCTTTGAAGCGCGCGAGGACGGGCCGGGCCTGCTCGGGCACGAGGTCCAGCAGCAGGTCGCGCCCGGTCTCGCCGCCGGCGTCCTGACCGGTCCCAGCTTCGCGCAGGAAGTGGCGCGCGGGCAGCCCACCGCGCTGGTCGCGGCGAGCGCGCGCCCCGAGGTGCGGCAGGCGCTGGTCGAGACGTTCCACGGTCCGCAGCTGCGCGTCTATGCGAACGACGACGTCGCCGGCGCGGAGGTCGGCGGCGCGGTGAAGAACGTGCTGGCCATCGCGACCGGGCTGTGCGATGGCCTCTCGCTCGGCCTGAATGCCCGCGCCGCGCTCGTCACGCGCGGGCTGGCCGAGATGACACGGCTGGGCATCGCGCTCGGCGGCCGCGCCGAGACCTTCATGGGACTGTCGGGCCTGGGCGACCTGGTGCTCACGGCGACGGGCGACCTCAGCCGCAACCGGCGCGTGGGCCTGCTGCTGGCTCAGGGGCAAAGCCTCGACCAGGCGCTGGCGGAACTCGGCCATGTGGCCGAGGGCGTCTACTGCGCGCGGACCGTGGTGAAGCGCGCCGCTCAGCTGGGCATCGAGATGCCGATCGCGGAGGCCGTTGCCGCCGTGCTCGAGGGTCGCTTGCAGCCGAGGCAGGCCGTCGCCCGGCTGATGCAGCGCGACCCGACTCCGGAGTCTTCCTAG
- a CDS encoding response regulator — protein MIKVGIVDDHAIVRSGLKQFFSEQVDLRVVGEAASGREAIDLVRTTELDVLVMDLSMPGQSGIDALGMIRAKAPDVGILILSGYPEEHYAMNLIRQGASGYLNKECEPMEIVNAIRTIALGRRYISPAVAELLAQQLNRKEGGAPHEQLSEREFQVFLKLAKGETAGDIAKALSLSVKTVSTYRTRLMEKMSLASNSDLTYYALKNKLID, from the coding sequence ATGATCAAAGTCGGCATTGTGGATGACCACGCCATCGTCCGGTCGGGACTCAAGCAGTTCTTCTCGGAGCAGGTCGACCTGCGCGTGGTGGGAGAAGCGGCCAGCGGCCGCGAAGCCATCGACCTGGTCCGCACCACGGAGCTCGACGTCTTGGTGATGGACCTGTCGATGCCCGGCCAGAGCGGAATCGATGCGCTCGGCATGATCCGCGCCAAGGCGCCGGACGTCGGCATCCTCATCCTCTCCGGCTACCCGGAGGAGCACTACGCGATGAACCTCATCCGTCAGGGCGCCAGCGGGTACCTGAACAAAGAGTGCGAGCCGATGGAGATCGTCAACGCGATCCGCACCATCGCCCTGGGCCGCCGCTACATCTCGCCGGCCGTGGCCGAGCTGCTGGCGCAGCAGCTCAATCGCAAGGAAGGCGGCGCGCCGCACGAGCAGCTGTCCGAGCGCGAGTTCCAGGTGTTCCTGAAGCTCGCCAAGGGCGAGACGGCGGGCGACATCGCCAAGGCCCTCTCGCTCAGCGTCAAGACGGTCAGCACGTACCGCACGCGGCTGATGGAGAAGATGAGCCTCGCCTCGAACAGCGACCTCACCTACTACGCCCTGAAGAACAAGCTGATCGACTGA
- a CDS encoding rhodanese-like domain-containing protein, which yields MDFVINNWMLFAVAFASGAMLLWPVVQGGAAGGLSTSNAVQLINREKAVVVDVSETEEFAAGHIGGARNIPLNQLEQRLPEVVKNKALPVLLVCPNGMRANRALGVAKKLGYEKAQVLAGGLKAWKEANLPVEKA from the coding sequence ATGGATTTCGTGATCAACAACTGGATGCTCTTCGCCGTGGCTTTCGCCTCCGGAGCCATGCTGCTGTGGCCCGTGGTGCAGGGCGGCGCGGCGGGCGGGCTGTCGACTTCCAATGCCGTGCAGCTCATCAACCGCGAGAAGGCCGTCGTGGTGGACGTGAGTGAGACGGAGGAGTTCGCCGCCGGCCACATCGGCGGCGCGCGCAACATCCCGCTGAACCAGCTGGAGCAGCGGCTGCCCGAAGTGGTGAAGAACAAGGCGCTGCCGGTGCTGCTGGTGTGCCCCAATGGCATGCGCGCCAATCGCGCGCTGGGCGTCGCGAAAAAACTCGGCTACGAAAAGGCCCAAGTGCTGGCCGGCGGGCTGAAGGCGTGGAAAGAGGCTAACCTGCCCGTCGAGAAGGCCTGA